A genomic stretch from Streptomyces sp. B21-083 includes:
- a CDS encoding TniQ family protein codes for MNATGRADLTADDLPIRVPLIQGETLASFLIRTSTANGLPVDTLLGALVEAAPEVPEDGLMPQREEVRLSVEGLAQLAALVGREPEQLARALPGVRPGGLVDAPRVEPWPRDLGAPPLPACPLCMEPGAWLAAEGHRWRPCGCGRRWMAGDDGGYLVDTGPVPDLGRALARHRAMVHRLGPAADALVTDAHQVTLWWWASGLVAEAWREREDVLDMTRHRRRAAPVAVYPEAVALAEVMWKWEERRRRPSASPERWLDSVAQLAPAGTLTRRERPPLTYWLEQHRPEPSGKPSGRGAAERRWNRLPALHHRPRPEEHGPLRAPSCLMWVYGLPLTSTTGVCPHCNGRAPSCRWVPYAGCTGLPRK; via the coding sequence ATGAACGCCACCGGCCGCGCAGACCTCACCGCGGATGACCTCCCGATCCGCGTCCCGCTGATTCAGGGCGAGACCCTCGCCTCGTTCCTGATCCGCACCTCGACCGCCAACGGCCTACCCGTCGACACCCTTCTCGGGGCACTCGTCGAGGCCGCTCCCGAGGTGCCCGAGGACGGCCTCATGCCGCAGCGCGAGGAGGTCCGCCTCTCCGTGGAGGGCCTCGCGCAGCTCGCCGCCCTGGTGGGCCGGGAGCCCGAGCAACTCGCACGGGCGTTGCCCGGCGTACGGCCCGGCGGCCTCGTTGACGCGCCGCGCGTCGAGCCCTGGCCGAGGGATCTTGGCGCCCCTCCCCTGCCTGCCTGCCCGCTCTGTATGGAGCCCGGGGCGTGGCTCGCTGCCGAGGGGCACCGGTGGCGTCCCTGCGGCTGCGGCCGTCGATGGATGGCCGGTGATGACGGCGGGTACCTCGTCGACACCGGCCCCGTCCCGGACCTCGGGCGAGCCCTGGCCCGACACCGCGCGATGGTGCACCGCTTGGGCCCGGCCGCCGATGCTCTCGTGACGGACGCTCATCAGGTCACCCTCTGGTGGTGGGCGTCCGGACTCGTCGCCGAGGCGTGGCGGGAGCGCGAGGACGTCCTCGACATGACGCGGCACCGCCGCCGAGCGGCACCCGTCGCGGTCTACCCCGAGGCCGTCGCCCTGGCCGAGGTCATGTGGAAGTGGGAGGAGCGGCGCAGGCGCCCGAGTGCCTCCCCCGAGCGGTGGCTCGACTCCGTCGCGCAGCTCGCCCCCGCCGGCACTCTCACCCGCCGGGAACGGCCCCCACTGACCTACTGGCTAGAGCAGCACCGGCCCGAACCGTCCGGAAAGCCCTCGGGACGCGGCGCTGCGGAACGGCGCTGGAACCGCCTTCCTGCGCTGCACCACCGGCCCCGCCCCGAAGAACACGGGCCGCTCCGGGCACCCTCCTGCCTGATGTGGGTCTACGGCCTCCCGCTCACCTCGACCACGGGTGTATGCCCGCACTGCAACGGGCGCGCGCCGAGCTGCCGATGGGTGCCCTACGCCGGGTGCACCGGCCTGCCCCGGAAGTAG